In one window of Polaromonas naphthalenivorans CJ2 DNA:
- a CDS encoding class II glutamine amidotransferase, giving the protein MCQLLGMNCNAPTDVTFSFRGFAQRGGHTDTHADGWGIAFFEGDSSVDGAGHDKGLRHFVDHLPACESPVADLIRRYPIKSRNVIAHIRKATQGRVALENCHPFVRELWGRYWVFAHNGNLAAYSPRLHGSFRPVGSTDSERAFCWIMQELAKSHADVPSIKELSITLRELAAQIARHGTFNFLLSNGQALWAHASTNLVYVERRHPFAHATLSDEDVSVNFEEHTQPTDRIAVVVTAPLTTNEAWTAFKPGELKVFVDGALADA; this is encoded by the coding sequence ATGTGCCAACTGTTAGGGATGAACTGCAACGCGCCGACCGACGTGACCTTCAGCTTTCGCGGCTTCGCCCAGCGCGGCGGCCACACCGACACCCATGCCGACGGCTGGGGCATCGCTTTTTTCGAGGGCGACAGCAGCGTGGATGGCGCCGGCCATGACAAGGGCCTGCGCCATTTCGTCGATCACCTGCCGGCCTGCGAGTCGCCGGTGGCCGACCTGATCCGCCGCTACCCGATCAAGAGCCGCAACGTGATTGCCCACATCCGCAAGGCGACGCAGGGCCGGGTGGCGCTGGAAAACTGCCACCCGTTCGTGCGCGAGCTGTGGGGCCGCTACTGGGTGTTTGCGCACAACGGCAACCTGGCGGCTTATTCGCCGCGCCTGCACGGCAGCTTTCGCCCGGTCGGCAGCACCGACAGCGAACGCGCTTTTTGCTGGATCATGCAGGAGCTGGCCAAGTCGCATGCGGACGTGCCGAGCATCAAAGAACTCAGCATCACGCTGCGTGAGCTGGCGGCGCAGATTGCCCGGCACGGCACCTTCAATTTTTTGCTCAGCAACGGCCAGGCGCTGTGGGCGCATGCCTCGACCAACCTGGTGTACGTGGAGCGCCGCCACCCGTTCGCCCACGCCACGCTGAGCGACGAGGACGTGAGCGTGAACTTTGAAGAGCACACCCAGCCAACCGACCGCATCGCCGTGGTCGTGACCGCGCCGCTGACGACCAACGAGGCCTGGACGGCCTTCAAGCCGGGCGAACTCAAGGTGTTCGTGGATGGCGCGCTGGCCGACGCCTGA
- a CDS encoding 4-oxalocrotonate tautomerase translates to MPTYHVEMLEGRTLEQKKKLVEAITRVSVEVLGGQPDSVDVLITDIKRENWATGGKLWTEPRD, encoded by the coding sequence ATGCCCACCTACCATGTCGAAATGCTCGAAGGCCGCACGCTCGAACAAAAGAAAAAGCTGGTCGAAGCCATCACCCGCGTGAGCGTCGAAGTGCTGGGCGGTCAGCCCGATTCGGTCGATGTCCTGATCACCGACATCAAGCGCGAGAACTGGGCCACCGGCGGCAAGCTCTGGACAGAACCGAGAGACTGA
- the gshB gene encoding glutathione synthase, translating into MNLLFIADPLESFKIYKDTTFAMMREAQRRGHRISACEQQDLMWQRGSAVMAHVRDITLTGDATDWFKETGTRAVALKEFGAVLMRKDPPFDSEYFYATHLLEQAERDGAKVFNKPRALRDHPEKLAIMEFPQFIGPTLVTRDAEDIKRFHAEHQDIILKPLDGMGGMGIFRVGPDGLNLGSITETLNRHGAQSLMVQKFLPEIVKGDKRVLVIGGKPVPFSLARIPQGSEVRGNLAAGGKGVAQPLSTRDLEIAEALGPILAARGLLLAGVDVIGDYVTEINVTSPTCFQEIHDQMGFDVAAMFIDALEQAVSAGL; encoded by the coding sequence ATGAACCTCCTTTTTATCGCCGATCCGCTTGAGTCCTTCAAGATCTACAAGGACACCACCTTTGCCATGATGCGCGAGGCCCAGCGGCGCGGCCACCGCATCAGCGCCTGCGAGCAGCAGGACCTGATGTGGCAGCGCGGCTCGGCCGTGATGGCCCATGTGCGCGACATCACGCTGACCGGCGATGCCACAGACTGGTTCAAAGAGACCGGAACGCGCGCGGTGGCGCTGAAGGAATTCGGCGCCGTTCTGATGCGCAAAGACCCGCCGTTCGACAGCGAGTATTTCTACGCCACGCACCTGCTCGAACAGGCCGAGCGCGACGGCGCAAAAGTGTTCAACAAGCCGCGCGCGCTGCGCGACCACCCGGAAAAGCTAGCCATCATGGAGTTCCCGCAGTTCATCGGCCCGACGCTGGTGACGCGCGACGCCGAGGACATCAAGCGCTTTCACGCCGAGCACCAGGACATCATCCTCAAGCCGCTCGACGGCATGGGCGGTATGGGCATCTTCCGCGTCGGCCCGGATGGCCTGAACCTGGGCTCGATCACCGAGACGCTGAACCGCCACGGCGCGCAAAGCCTGATGGTGCAGAAGTTCTTGCCCGAAATCGTCAAGGGCGACAAGCGCGTGCTGGTGATCGGCGGCAAGCCGGTGCCCTTCAGCCTGGCGCGCATTCCCCAGGGCAGCGAGGTACGCGGCAACCTGGCCGCCGGCGGCAAGGGCGTGGCGCAGCCGCTGTCAACGCGCGACCTTGAAATCGCCGAAGCGCTGGGGCCAATCCTGGCCGCGCGCGGCCTGTTGCTGGCCGGCGTGGATGTGATCGGCGACTACGTGACCGAAATCAACGTCACCAGCCCGACCTGCTTCCAGGAAATCCACGACCAGATGGGCTTTGACGTGGCGGCGATGTTCATCGACGCGCTGGAGCAGGCGGTCAGCGCGGGCCTTTGA
- a CDS encoding SWIM zinc finger family protein produces MELSAESVLALAPDAASAKAANGLVKPAKWPTLGANDTAIWGECQGSGSWPYQTQVDLSGPTFKCSCPSRKFPCKHGLALLLLRARDATLFQGNAPPAWVADWLSARTERVQKKQEKQDKQREQAASSAAPSAAALKTEQQRWTRMSAGAGELQQWLLDQVAHGLGSLGPHSRDTWETMAARLVDAKAPGLGQRLIAAAAGLMQGANWPEKTLRQLGMLQLACEAVTRRGDLSDTASADLRIMLGWPLDKDAVLAQSPAVVDEWLVLGVIQEERDNRLLERRVWLQGLRSGRRALLLDHAFGGQGFEQSWLCGAAQPAALAFYPSAAPLRALVAGGADASAGTDVAPAPASMPMQASAPNAQAGASADDEWRAIAERIAGNPWIPLHPLRCQQAIACRDSDTFSLHWAGQQLRLQVSEAAGWALLALSGGHPIAVMGEWDGEALRPLSAQGPDGVWNWSPL; encoded by the coding sequence ATGGAACTCAGCGCTGAATCCGTCCTTGCCCTGGCGCCCGACGCCGCCTCGGCCAAAGCCGCCAACGGGCTGGTAAAACCGGCGAAGTGGCCCACGCTTGGGGCCAATGACACGGCCATCTGGGGCGAATGCCAGGGCAGCGGCAGCTGGCCCTACCAGACGCAGGTCGATCTGTCGGGGCCGACCTTCAAATGCTCCTGCCCGAGCCGCAAGTTTCCCTGCAAGCACGGGCTGGCACTGCTGCTGCTGCGCGCACGGGACGCTACGCTGTTCCAGGGCAACGCGCCGCCGGCCTGGGTCGCCGACTGGCTCAGCGCGCGCACCGAACGGGTGCAGAAAAAGCAGGAAAAACAAGACAAGCAGCGCGAACAGGCCGCCAGCTCCGCCGCGCCCAGCGCCGCCGCCCTGAAGACCGAGCAGCAGCGCTGGACGCGCATGAGCGCTGGCGCGGGCGAGCTGCAGCAGTGGCTGCTCGACCAGGTCGCGCACGGGCTGGGCAGCCTGGGTCCGCACAGCCGGGACACCTGGGAAACCATGGCCGCCCGGCTGGTCGATGCCAAGGCGCCCGGACTCGGGCAGCGGCTGATCGCTGCAGCAGCCGGCTTGATGCAGGGCGCGAACTGGCCCGAAAAAACGCTGCGCCAACTCGGCATGCTGCAGCTGGCCTGCGAAGCCGTGACGCGGCGCGGCGATTTAAGCGACACGGCCAGCGCCGACTTGCGCATCATGCTCGGCTGGCCGCTGGACAAGGACGCGGTGCTGGCGCAGTCACCTGCGGTGGTCGATGAGTGGCTGGTGCTGGGCGTGATCCAGGAAGAGCGCGACAACCGGCTGCTGGAGCGCCGCGTCTGGCTGCAGGGCCTGCGCAGCGGGCGGCGCGCGCTGCTGCTGGACCATGCCTTCGGCGGCCAGGGCTTTGAGCAAAGCTGGCTCTGCGGTGCAGCGCAGCCAGCCGCGCTGGCGTTTTACCCCAGCGCCGCGCCCCTGCGCGCGCTGGTGGCCGGTGGCGCGGACGCCAGCGCGGGCACGGACGTAGCGCCAGCGCCAGCCTCAATGCCAATGCAAGCCTCAGCGCCCAACGCGCAGGCCGGCGCAAGCGCTGATGACGAATGGCGCGCCATCGCCGAGCGCATCGCTGGCAACCCGTGGATTCCGCTGCATCCGCTGCGCTGCCAGCAGGCGATTGCCTGCCGCGACAGCGACACGTTCAGCCTGCACTGGGCCGGCCAGCAGCTGCGCCTGCAGGTGAGCGAAGCCGCCGGCTGGGCGCTGCTGGCCCTGAGTGGCGGCCACCCCATCGCCGTGATGGGAGAGTGGGACGGCGAGGCGCTGCGCCCGCTGTCGGCGCAAGGCCCGGACGGCGTGTGGAACTGGAGCCCCCTATGA
- a CDS encoding DUF5691 domain-containing protein, which yields MSNPSNPSPATHWQSLLPAAMVGTEKMAFTAPALSGPVGALLAQIEAQQAAQPALAQPALALLQMAGVLAVCERAARQGQASAASAPNSAAPETAPALHAKGLQLSLRWALAEAPPRLQIELLQRLSAAGLRLPTGLLALALEAGQRSVALRPALLPVLGERGMWLARHNSYWRYASGTAASAPLETRWSEGSLAQRVELLREQRQLDPASARERLKTALPDLPAKDRAELAAVLIEGLSMDDEALLVALCKDRGADVRQTARALLVQLPDSAQTQRAIARLQPCLEKPSTLKSLLGAKWKIQAPEAAGDDWKADGLEAERPKFETMGERAWWLYQLARQVPLDWWTQHTGLTPDALVQWAAKGDWNEALVRAWLDVLRTAPDAAWCRAFLDHWPGKALKQTSAVVLALLPPAQREPYWMQTLQQISPKNVDGFTQLINQILQACPPGEQVSPALSGLLLEKLPLYLKKYYIDASLAELCCVLHSDMLPGLVRPPSEDDPLAYALRNHQPVIAARRAFSNLTPAVIPS from the coding sequence ATGAGCAACCCGAGCAATCCCTCACCCGCCACGCACTGGCAAAGCCTGCTGCCCGCCGCCATGGTCGGCACCGAAAAAATGGCCTTTACCGCCCCCGCCCTGAGCGGCCCAGTGGGCGCGCTGCTGGCGCAGATCGAGGCGCAGCAGGCCGCGCAGCCGGCGCTGGCGCAGCCGGCGCTGGCGCTGCTGCAGATGGCCGGCGTGCTGGCGGTGTGCGAGCGCGCCGCCCGGCAGGGCCAGGCCAGCGCCGCGTCCGCCCCCAACAGCGCCGCGCCCGAAACCGCGCCAGCGCTGCACGCCAAAGGCCTGCAGCTCAGCCTGCGCTGGGCGCTGGCCGAAGCGCCGCCCCGGCTGCAGATTGAACTGCTGCAGCGCCTGAGCGCCGCCGGCCTGCGCCTGCCCACCGGGCTGCTGGCGCTGGCGCTCGAAGCCGGGCAGCGCAGCGTGGCCCTGCGCCCGGCGCTGCTGCCCGTGCTGGGCGAGCGCGGCATGTGGCTGGCGCGGCATAACAGTTACTGGCGCTACGCCAGCGGCACGGCGGCCAGCGCGCCGCTGGAAACCCGCTGGTCCGAAGGCAGCCTGGCGCAGCGCGTCGAGTTGCTGCGCGAGCAACGCCAGCTTGATCCGGCCAGCGCCCGCGAACGCCTAAAAACCGCCCTGCCCGACCTGCCCGCCAAGGACCGCGCCGAACTTGCCGCCGTGCTGATCGAAGGCTTGTCGATGGACGATGAGGCGCTGCTCGTTGCCCTGTGCAAAGACCGGGGCGCCGACGTGCGGCAAACCGCCCGCGCCCTGCTGGTGCAGCTGCCCGACAGCGCCCAGACCCAGCGCGCCATCGCCCGGCTGCAGCCTTGCCTGGAAAAGCCCTCCACCCTGAAAAGCCTGCTGGGCGCGAAATGGAAAATCCAGGCCCCGGAGGCCGCCGGCGACGACTGGAAAGCCGATGGCCTCGAAGCCGAGCGCCCCAAGTTTGAGACCATGGGCGAGCGCGCCTGGTGGCTCTACCAGCTGGCGCGGCAGGTGCCGCTGGACTGGTGGACGCAGCACACCGGCCTGACGCCCGATGCGCTGGTGCAATGGGCCGCCAAGGGAGACTGGAACGAGGCGCTGGTGCGCGCCTGGCTCGACGTGCTGCGCACCGCGCCCGACGCCGCCTGGTGCCGGGCATTTCTGGACCACTGGCCCGGCAAGGCACTGAAGCAAACGTCCGCCGTCGTGCTGGCCCTGCTGCCGCCCGCCCAGCGCGAGCCTTACTGGATGCAGACGCTGCAGCAGATCAGCCCCAAGAATGTGGACGGCTTCACCCAGCTCATCAACCAGATTCTGCAGGCCTGCCCGCCCGGCGAACAGGTCTCGCCGGCCCTGTCCGGGCTGCTGCTGGAAAAGCTGCCGCTCTACCTGAAAAAGTACTACATCGACGCCTCGCTGGCCGAGCTGTGCTGCGTGCTGCATTCCGACATGCTGCCCGGCCTGGTGCG
- a CDS encoding endo alpha-1,4 polygalactosaminidase, which yields MAATYRILDIDADPDMGNFSVSQIKTLKNGGANKVLSYLNLGSCENFRGYWSKVPSGFLSCSANKAAQLGTYSGYSNEVWMNVGNAAYQNLVINYIVPRLAAQGVDGFYFDNMEIVEHGTNTKNGPCDAQCSQGGLDLIAKLRDKYPSMLFVLQNATSDKTRLGRATGASGTVAFPSLLDGIAHEEVYKPVHDTSVEAELVSWSGMNLMPGGRKFWIGTLDYASSCTNTSAAQSAFQSSRARGFSPSVSDSSAGQQTVCYWPAF from the coding sequence TTGGCGGCGACGTACCGCATCCTGGACATTGACGCCGACCCGGACATGGGCAACTTCAGCGTCAGCCAGATCAAGACGCTCAAGAACGGCGGCGCCAACAAGGTGTTGAGCTACCTGAACCTGGGCTCGTGCGAAAACTTCCGTGGCTACTGGTCAAAGGTGCCGTCGGGATTCCTCTCATGCTCGGCCAACAAGGCGGCGCAATTGGGTACCTACTCGGGTTACAGCAACGAGGTCTGGATGAATGTCGGCAATGCCGCTTACCAAAACCTGGTCATCAACTACATCGTGCCCCGGCTCGCCGCCCAGGGCGTGGACGGTTTTTACTTCGACAACATGGAAATCGTCGAGCACGGAACGAACACCAAGAACGGCCCCTGCGACGCCCAGTGCAGCCAGGGCGGCCTCGACCTGATTGCCAAGCTGCGCGACAAGTACCCTTCGATGCTCTTCGTGCTGCAGAACGCGACCAGCGACAAGACGCGCCTCGGCCGGGCAACGGGCGCATCCGGCACAGTCGCCTTCCCGAGCCTGCTCGACGGCATCGCGCACGAAGAGGTGTACAAGCCCGTCCATGACACGTCCGTCGAAGCCGAACTGGTCAGCTGGTCGGGCATGAACCTGATGCCGGGCGGCCGCAAGTTCTGGATCGGAACGCTGGACTACGCCAGCAGCTGCACCAACACCAGCGCAGCCCAGTCGGCCTTCCAGTCCAGCCGTGCGCGCGGCTTCTCGCCTTCAGTCTCCGACTCCAGCGCGGGACAGCAGACCGTGTGTTACTGGCCTGCTTTTTAA